In Lacerta agilis isolate rLacAgi1 chromosome 8, rLacAgi1.pri, whole genome shotgun sequence, one genomic interval encodes:
- the PRDM2 gene encoding PR domain zinc finger protein 2 isoform X2 yields the protein MKKSQEAKNKGKKATDKKQKTVLDLTSADMREPKEGHKQEDETPSVSAVLSVEQTAVIQEMVNQDTLPNLVIPSPVSGPHPVPEDKPEAVTCGSNVLEEEPEEDGEDPEEDTGEEEEDEDEDEEDEPEEEEEDVSFPKGSPDMEPMPICEDKLESLEEQSSISEDSPESSPKKKAVAKFPKARDESNGNIHGTFMFPCQHCERKFTTKQGLERHMHIHISAISHAFKCRYCGKAFGTQINRRRHERRHEAGPKRKPFPALASAQLSEGSAKNQTIPEDGIKDEMNSRQDFVAVETEKVSLEMPNPVLFEESKGPKELHPCKYCRKVFGTHTNMRRHQRRVHERHLIPKGVRRKPEEPQFPAEKTQQSSSAYVASTDLEEEGEADDVYIMDVSSNISENLNYYIDGKIQSNSSTSNCEVIEVESSSTELYGINCLLSPVTVEISPSVKATSVHLTDVPKESPVSGSAEPKKRRTASPPLLPKIKTEMDPEPITSLCSLTIPLTISAAENLPFPKEKSIYLSSKLKQLLQTQDGSKVAPSPPSSSSSSSSTEIPKLGLTATSSPLLPAASSRFKRRTSSPPSSPQHSPALRDFGKAGEGKPVWNDATLGSKIAKLESHSNSPVWSLSGREEKETASPLCLEEYKVSKDWTPSPPFGNVCNQQPLDLSSSMKQRSNCKNRAQAPWESVLDLSVHKKACSDTEAKESNSAPPACSGVKKKPTTSMLQKVLLNEYNGTDSSSENPAAETNPSLGACKTEEHPEPESRASLPVPVAESGSLCPSPETPLLPLPMPPLLTLTNSPSPPPFPPMLKAPTPPPLPPTVPSPLPEELTSITPSSCPSPLSNTTAQSPLPILSPTVSTSPVPSVGPLSCPSPGPPNLSSSSSSFSSSSSPLSSSSPSPPPLSVVSSVLSPGDNLENSVPIISFKQEEVESECQKPREDPHSSSEANTIQETFNKSFVCNVCESPFLSIKDLTRHSSVHAEEWPFKCEFCVQLFREKTDLSEHRFLLHGVENIFVCSVCKKEFAFLCNLQQHQRDLHPEKDCTHHEFESGTLRPQNFTDPSKAKTEHMQLFPEDSSEPSKEEEEEEELNDSSEELYTTIKIMASGVKSKDPDVRMGLNQHYPSFKPPPFQYHHRNPNGIGATATNFTTHNIPQTFTTAIRCTKCGKSVDNMPELHKHILACASASDKKRYTPKKNPVPLKQTVRPKNGVILPSPASNAFRRVGQPKRLNFSVEVGRMSSNKLKISALKKKNQLVQKAILQKKKSQQKAELRNSTAEPSTHICPYCNREFTYIGSLNKHASYSCPKKPISPSSKKNSKKKSGASSSVSDKASNRRRTADAEIKMQSTQTHLGKTRARSSGPLPLQLPSASFKLKENIKFVPPIRSKKPSSLSTTRNASPVRMAKMIPGEGKKVKGVAKSSSPGLSSKASRKLHVRIQRSKVALASKSAVANKKKADRFSMKSRERVGGPVTRSVQQASSSDAPESSKREETSTRQELKDFRNLL from the exons ATG aaaaaaTCCCAAGAGGctaaaaacaaaggaaagaaagcaacCGATAAAAAGCAGAAAACTGTTTTGGATTTAACTTCTGCCGACATGAGGGAGCCTAAGGAAG gCCATAAACAGGAGGATGAAACTCCCTCTGTTTCAGCAGTGCTGTCCGTGGAGCAGACAGCTGTGATCCAGGAGATGGTAAATCAAGACACACTTCCAAACTTGGTTATCCCCAGTCCGGTCAGTGGGCCCCATCCGGTGCCTGAAGACAAACCGGAAGCAGTAACGTGTGGCTCGAATGTTTTAGAGGAGGAGCCAGAAGAGGATGGGGAGGACCCTGAGGAGGAtacaggggaggaagaagaggacgaGGACGAGGACGAAGAGGATGAacctgaggaggaagaggaagatgtcAGCTTCCCTAAAGGAAGTCCTGACATGGAACCCATGCCCATATGTGAAGACAAGCTGGAATCTCTGGAAGAGCAGAGCAGCATATCTGAAGACTCGCCAGAAAGCTCCCCCAAGAAAAAGGCTGTGGCGAAATTCCCCAAAGCAAGAGACGAATCTAATGGGAATATCCACGGTACGTTCATGTTTCCATGTCAACACTGTGAAAGGAAATTTACCACAAAGCAGGGTCTCGAACGCCATATGCATATCCACATCTCGGCAATCAGTCACGCTTTCAAATGCCGCTATTGCGGCAAAGCTTTCGGCACTCAGATTAACCGGCGGAGGCATGAGCGGCGCCATGAGGCCGGACCGAAAAGGAAGCCCTTCCCAGCACTGGCTTCGGCCCAGCTGTCGGAAGGCAGCGCCAAGAACCAAACAATTCCTGAAGATGGTATTAAAGACGAAATGAACAGCAGGCAGGACTTCGTAGCTGTGGAGACTGAAAAAGTTTCTCTCGAAATGCCAAATCCTGTTCTCTTTGAAGAGAGCAAGGGACCCAAAGAACTGCACCCATGCAAATATTGCAGGAAGGTTTTTGGCACCCACACCAATATGCGAAGGCACCAGCGAAGGGTCCATGAGCGCCATCTCATCCCCAAAGGTGTCAGGAGAAAACCTGAGGAGCCCCAGTTTCCAGCAGAGAAAACCCAGCAGTCCTCAAGTGCGTACGTAGCAAGCACAGACCTCGaagaggagggagaggcagaTGATGTGTACATTATGGATGTTTCCAGCAATATATCTGAAAATCTCAATTATTACATTGATGGTAAGATTCAGTCCAACAGTAGCACAAGCAATTGTGAAGTGATAGAGGTGGAATCCAGCTCAACAGAACTCTATGGAATAAACTGTTTACTGAGTCCAGTGACGGTGGAAATATCCCCAAGTGTAAAGGCTACATCAGTGCACCTAACCGACGTACCGAAAGAGTCACCAGTCAGTGGAAGCGCTGAACCCAAAAAGAGGAGGACTGCAAGTCCTCCTCTTCTGCCTAAGATAAAAACCGAAATGGATCCGGAACCAATCACATCATTGTGTTCCTTGACTATTCCTCTTACTATATCAGCAGCCGAGAACTTGCCTTTCCCCAAAgagaaaagtatttatttatcaTCAAAGCTGAAACAGCTTCTGCAGACACAGGATGGCAGTAAGGTAGCACCGTCTCCCccatcgtcgtcgtcgtcgtcatcctcAACCGAAATCCCCAAACTGGGACTCACAGCTACATCTTCACCTCTTCTGCCCGCCGCCTCCAGCAGGTTCAAACGAAGGACCAGTTCCCCTCCCAGTTCACCGCAACACAGTCCAGCTCTACGAGACTTTGGCAAAGCAGGTGAGGGGAAACCTGTTTGGAATGACGCGACTCTGGGCTCTAAGATTGCCAAGCTAGAGAGTCATAGCAATTCTCCTGTATGGAGTTTGTctgggagagaagaaaaagagacagCGAGCCCTCTTTGCTTGGAAGAATATAAAGTATCAAAGGACTGGACGCCAAGTCCTCCATTTGGCAATGTGTGCAACCAGCAGCCTTTGGACTTATCCAGTAGCATGAAGCAAAGGTCCAACTGCAAGAACAGGGCTCAGGCTCCCTGGGAATCGGTGTTAGATCTCAGTGTCCATAAAAAGGCATGCAGTGACACTGAAGCCAAGGAGAGTAACTCGGCGCCACCAGCATGTAGTGGTGTCAAGAAGAAGCCAACCACATCCATGCTGCAGAAAGTGCTTCTGAATGAATATAACGGGACTGATTCGTCGTCTGAAAACCCTGCAGCTGAAACGAACCCAAGCCTGGGTGCCTGCAAAACAGAAGAGCATCCAGAGCCAGAGTCCAGGGCTAGCCTCCCTGTTCCAGTGGCCGAGTCAGGTTCCCTGTGCCCTTCTCCTGAGACACCTTTACTGCCATTGCCTATGCCGCCTCTCCTGACTCTAACaaactctccttcccctccacctttcccaccTATGTTAAAGGCTCCCACACCACCACCTCTCCCGCCTACTGTTCCCTCTCCGCTCCCAGAGGAGCTCACAAGCATCACTCCAAGTTCATGTCCTTCTCCCTTATCAAATACCACTGCTCAGTCCCCTCTTCCAATCCTTTCCCCTACAGTCTCAACGTCTCCTGTTCCTTCAGTAGGACCTCTTAGTTGTCCGTCCCCTGGACCTCCcaacctctcttcctcctcctcatctttttcttcctcttcttcgccATTGTCATCCTcatctccttctccacctccaCTCTCAGTAGTCTCTTCTGTCCTTTCCCCTGGCGATAACCTAGAAAACTCAGTCCCTATTATCTCTTTTAAGCAAGAAGAGGTGGAGAGTGAGTGTCAAAAGCCAAGGGAAGACCCACACAGTTCCAGTGAAGCTAATACCATCCAGGAGACATTTAATAAGAGCTTTGTGTGCAATGTCTGTGAGTCcccttttctttccattaaagATCTCACCAGACATTCATCTGTTCATGCCGAAGAATGGCCCTTTAAATGTGAGTTCTGTGTCCAACTCTTCCGAGAGAAAACAGATTTGTCAGAACATCGCTTCTTGCTCCATGGCGTTGAGAACATCTTTGTGTGCTCCGTCTGCAAGAAAGAATTTGCTTTTCTATGCAATTTGCAGCAGCACCAGCGGGACCTCCACCCGGAGAAAGATTGCACACACCACGAGTTTGAAAGCGGGACTCTCCGGCCGCAGAACTTCACAGATCCCAGTAAGGCTAAGACCGAACACATGCAGCTCTTTCCTGAAGACTCCTCCGAACCTtctaaggaggaagaagaagaggaagagctgAATGACTCCTCTGAAGAGCTTTATACAACTATCAAAATAATGGCTTCTGGAGTCAAGTCAAAAGATCCAGATGTCCGCATGGGCCTCAATCAGCACTACCCAAGTTTTAAGCCCCCTCCATTCCAGTATCACCACCGCAATCCTAACGGGATTGGTGCCACTGCCACAAATTTCACAACCCACAATATCCCACAGACCTTCACCACTGCCATTCGCTGCACAAAGTGTGGGAAAAGTGTAGACAACATGCCTGAATTGCACAAGCACATCTTGGCTTGCGCTTCCGCCAGCGACAAAAAACGGTATACACCGAAGAAGAACCCCGTGCCGTTAAAACAGACCGTTCGCCCTAAAAATGGTGTCATCCTCCCCAGCCCCGCGAGCAACGCGTTCAGGCGCGTGGGCCAGCCTAAGAGGCTCAACTTTAGCGTCGAGGTGGGCCGGATGTCCTCTAACAAGCTCAAAATCAGTGCGTTAAAGAAGAAAAACCAGCTTGTCCAGAAAGccattttgcaaaagaagaaatCTCAGCAGAAGGCAGAGTTGAGGAACAGCACAGCGGAGCCTAGCACTCACATCTGCCCTTATTGCAACCGGGAATTCACCTACATTGGGAGTCTGAACAAGCATGCTTCCTACAGCTGTCCCAAAAAGCCTATTTCCCCTTCCTCTAAGAAGAACTCTAAAAAGAAAAGTGGGGCATCCTCTTCCGTCAGCGATAAAGCTAGCAATCGGCGGCGGACAGCAGACGCCGAGATAAAAATGCAAAGCACGCAAACTCACCTAGGCAAGACACGAGCCCGGAGCTCTGGGCCCTTGCCGCTGCAGCTGCCATCCGCATCCTTCAAACTGAAAGAAAACATCAAATTTGTGCCGCCCATTAGATCCAAAAAGCCGAGCAGCTTGTCAACAACAAGGAACGCCAGCCCTGTAAGGATGGCCAAGATGATTCCGGGAGAGGGCAAGAAAGTGAAAGGGGTGGCCAAGAGCAGCTCCCCCGGGCTCTCAAGCAAAGCGTCCCGCAAGTTACATGTCAGGATACAGAGGAGCAAAGTGGCCTTGGCCAGCAAGTCAGCTGTGGCAAACAAGAAAAAGGCTGACAGATTCAGCATGAAGTCGAGGGAGAGGGTTGGCGGCCCTGTCACCCGGAGTGTGCAGCAGGCAAGCAGCTCCGATGCCCCAGAGAGCAGCAAGAGGGAAGAAACTAGCACACGGCAAGAGCTGAAAGATTTCAG GAATCTCCTGTGA
- the PRDM2 gene encoding PR domain zinc finger protein 2 isoform X3 — protein sequence MREPKEGHKQEDETPSVSAVLSVEQTAVIQEMVNQDTLPNLVIPSPVSGPHPVPEDKPEAVTCGSNVLEEEPEEDGEDPEEDTGEEEEDEDEDEEDEPEEEEEDVSFPKGSPDMEPMPICEDKLESLEEQSSISEDSPESSPKKKAVAKFPKARDESNGNIHGTFMFPCQHCERKFTTKQGLERHMHIHISAISHAFKCRYCGKAFGTQINRRRHERRHEAGPKRKPFPALASAQLSEGSAKNQTIPEDGIKDEMNSRQDFVAVETEKVSLEMPNPVLFEESKGPKELHPCKYCRKVFGTHTNMRRHQRRVHERHLIPKGVRRKPEEPQFPAEKTQQSSSAYVASTDLEEEGEADDVYIMDVSSNISENLNYYIDGKIQSNSSTSNCEVIEVESSSTELYGINCLLSPVTVEISPSVKATSVHLTDVPKESPVSGSAEPKKRRTASPPLLPKIKTEMDPEPITSLCSLTIPLTISAAENLPFPKEKSIYLSSKLKQLLQTQDGSKVAPSPPSSSSSSSSTEIPKLGLTATSSPLLPAASSRFKRRTSSPPSSPQHSPALRDFGKAGEGKPVWNDATLGSKIAKLESHSNSPVWSLSGREEKETASPLCLEEYKVSKDWTPSPPFGNVCNQQPLDLSSSMKQRSNCKNRAQAPWESVLDLSVHKKACSDTEAKESNSAPPACSGVKKKPTTSMLQKVLLNEYNGTDSSSENPAAETNPSLGACKTEEHPEPESRASLPVPVAESGSLCPSPETPLLPLPMPPLLTLTNSPSPPPFPPMLKAPTPPPLPPTVPSPLPEELTSITPSSCPSPLSNTTAQSPLPILSPTVSTSPVPSVGPLSCPSPGPPNLSSSSSSFSSSSSPLSSSSPSPPPLSVVSSVLSPGDNLENSVPIISFKQEEVESECQKPREDPHSSSEANTIQETFNKSFVCNVCESPFLSIKDLTRHSSVHAEEWPFKCEFCVQLFREKTDLSEHRFLLHGVENIFVCSVCKKEFAFLCNLQQHQRDLHPEKDCTHHEFESGTLRPQNFTDPSKAKTEHMQLFPEDSSEPSKEEEEEEELNDSSEELYTTIKIMASGVKSKDPDVRMGLNQHYPSFKPPPFQYHHRNPNGIGATATNFTTHNIPQTFTTAIRCTKCGKSVDNMPELHKHILACASASDKKRYTPKKNPVPLKQTVRPKNGVILPSPASNAFRRVGQPKRLNFSVEVGRMSSNKLKISALKKKNQLVQKAILQKKKSQQKAELRNSTAEPSTHICPYCNREFTYIGSLNKHASYSCPKKPISPSSKKNSKKKSGASSSVSDKASNRRRTADAEIKMQSTQTHLGKTRARSSGPLPLQLPSASFKLKENIKFVPPIRSKKPSSLSTTRNASPVRMAKMIPGEGKKVKGVAKSSSPGLSSKASRKLHVRIQRSKVALASKSAVANKKKADRFSMKSRERVGGPVTRSVQQASSSDAPESSKREETSTRQELKDFRNLL from the exons ATGAGGGAGCCTAAGGAAG gCCATAAACAGGAGGATGAAACTCCCTCTGTTTCAGCAGTGCTGTCCGTGGAGCAGACAGCTGTGATCCAGGAGATGGTAAATCAAGACACACTTCCAAACTTGGTTATCCCCAGTCCGGTCAGTGGGCCCCATCCGGTGCCTGAAGACAAACCGGAAGCAGTAACGTGTGGCTCGAATGTTTTAGAGGAGGAGCCAGAAGAGGATGGGGAGGACCCTGAGGAGGAtacaggggaggaagaagaggacgaGGACGAGGACGAAGAGGATGAacctgaggaggaagaggaagatgtcAGCTTCCCTAAAGGAAGTCCTGACATGGAACCCATGCCCATATGTGAAGACAAGCTGGAATCTCTGGAAGAGCAGAGCAGCATATCTGAAGACTCGCCAGAAAGCTCCCCCAAGAAAAAGGCTGTGGCGAAATTCCCCAAAGCAAGAGACGAATCTAATGGGAATATCCACGGTACGTTCATGTTTCCATGTCAACACTGTGAAAGGAAATTTACCACAAAGCAGGGTCTCGAACGCCATATGCATATCCACATCTCGGCAATCAGTCACGCTTTCAAATGCCGCTATTGCGGCAAAGCTTTCGGCACTCAGATTAACCGGCGGAGGCATGAGCGGCGCCATGAGGCCGGACCGAAAAGGAAGCCCTTCCCAGCACTGGCTTCGGCCCAGCTGTCGGAAGGCAGCGCCAAGAACCAAACAATTCCTGAAGATGGTATTAAAGACGAAATGAACAGCAGGCAGGACTTCGTAGCTGTGGAGACTGAAAAAGTTTCTCTCGAAATGCCAAATCCTGTTCTCTTTGAAGAGAGCAAGGGACCCAAAGAACTGCACCCATGCAAATATTGCAGGAAGGTTTTTGGCACCCACACCAATATGCGAAGGCACCAGCGAAGGGTCCATGAGCGCCATCTCATCCCCAAAGGTGTCAGGAGAAAACCTGAGGAGCCCCAGTTTCCAGCAGAGAAAACCCAGCAGTCCTCAAGTGCGTACGTAGCAAGCACAGACCTCGaagaggagggagaggcagaTGATGTGTACATTATGGATGTTTCCAGCAATATATCTGAAAATCTCAATTATTACATTGATGGTAAGATTCAGTCCAACAGTAGCACAAGCAATTGTGAAGTGATAGAGGTGGAATCCAGCTCAACAGAACTCTATGGAATAAACTGTTTACTGAGTCCAGTGACGGTGGAAATATCCCCAAGTGTAAAGGCTACATCAGTGCACCTAACCGACGTACCGAAAGAGTCACCAGTCAGTGGAAGCGCTGAACCCAAAAAGAGGAGGACTGCAAGTCCTCCTCTTCTGCCTAAGATAAAAACCGAAATGGATCCGGAACCAATCACATCATTGTGTTCCTTGACTATTCCTCTTACTATATCAGCAGCCGAGAACTTGCCTTTCCCCAAAgagaaaagtatttatttatcaTCAAAGCTGAAACAGCTTCTGCAGACACAGGATGGCAGTAAGGTAGCACCGTCTCCCccatcgtcgtcgtcgtcgtcatcctcAACCGAAATCCCCAAACTGGGACTCACAGCTACATCTTCACCTCTTCTGCCCGCCGCCTCCAGCAGGTTCAAACGAAGGACCAGTTCCCCTCCCAGTTCACCGCAACACAGTCCAGCTCTACGAGACTTTGGCAAAGCAGGTGAGGGGAAACCTGTTTGGAATGACGCGACTCTGGGCTCTAAGATTGCCAAGCTAGAGAGTCATAGCAATTCTCCTGTATGGAGTTTGTctgggagagaagaaaaagagacagCGAGCCCTCTTTGCTTGGAAGAATATAAAGTATCAAAGGACTGGACGCCAAGTCCTCCATTTGGCAATGTGTGCAACCAGCAGCCTTTGGACTTATCCAGTAGCATGAAGCAAAGGTCCAACTGCAAGAACAGGGCTCAGGCTCCCTGGGAATCGGTGTTAGATCTCAGTGTCCATAAAAAGGCATGCAGTGACACTGAAGCCAAGGAGAGTAACTCGGCGCCACCAGCATGTAGTGGTGTCAAGAAGAAGCCAACCACATCCATGCTGCAGAAAGTGCTTCTGAATGAATATAACGGGACTGATTCGTCGTCTGAAAACCCTGCAGCTGAAACGAACCCAAGCCTGGGTGCCTGCAAAACAGAAGAGCATCCAGAGCCAGAGTCCAGGGCTAGCCTCCCTGTTCCAGTGGCCGAGTCAGGTTCCCTGTGCCCTTCTCCTGAGACACCTTTACTGCCATTGCCTATGCCGCCTCTCCTGACTCTAACaaactctccttcccctccacctttcccaccTATGTTAAAGGCTCCCACACCACCACCTCTCCCGCCTACTGTTCCCTCTCCGCTCCCAGAGGAGCTCACAAGCATCACTCCAAGTTCATGTCCTTCTCCCTTATCAAATACCACTGCTCAGTCCCCTCTTCCAATCCTTTCCCCTACAGTCTCAACGTCTCCTGTTCCTTCAGTAGGACCTCTTAGTTGTCCGTCCCCTGGACCTCCcaacctctcttcctcctcctcatctttttcttcctcttcttcgccATTGTCATCCTcatctccttctccacctccaCTCTCAGTAGTCTCTTCTGTCCTTTCCCCTGGCGATAACCTAGAAAACTCAGTCCCTATTATCTCTTTTAAGCAAGAAGAGGTGGAGAGTGAGTGTCAAAAGCCAAGGGAAGACCCACACAGTTCCAGTGAAGCTAATACCATCCAGGAGACATTTAATAAGAGCTTTGTGTGCAATGTCTGTGAGTCcccttttctttccattaaagATCTCACCAGACATTCATCTGTTCATGCCGAAGAATGGCCCTTTAAATGTGAGTTCTGTGTCCAACTCTTCCGAGAGAAAACAGATTTGTCAGAACATCGCTTCTTGCTCCATGGCGTTGAGAACATCTTTGTGTGCTCCGTCTGCAAGAAAGAATTTGCTTTTCTATGCAATTTGCAGCAGCACCAGCGGGACCTCCACCCGGAGAAAGATTGCACACACCACGAGTTTGAAAGCGGGACTCTCCGGCCGCAGAACTTCACAGATCCCAGTAAGGCTAAGACCGAACACATGCAGCTCTTTCCTGAAGACTCCTCCGAACCTtctaaggaggaagaagaagaggaagagctgAATGACTCCTCTGAAGAGCTTTATACAACTATCAAAATAATGGCTTCTGGAGTCAAGTCAAAAGATCCAGATGTCCGCATGGGCCTCAATCAGCACTACCCAAGTTTTAAGCCCCCTCCATTCCAGTATCACCACCGCAATCCTAACGGGATTGGTGCCACTGCCACAAATTTCACAACCCACAATATCCCACAGACCTTCACCACTGCCATTCGCTGCACAAAGTGTGGGAAAAGTGTAGACAACATGCCTGAATTGCACAAGCACATCTTGGCTTGCGCTTCCGCCAGCGACAAAAAACGGTATACACCGAAGAAGAACCCCGTGCCGTTAAAACAGACCGTTCGCCCTAAAAATGGTGTCATCCTCCCCAGCCCCGCGAGCAACGCGTTCAGGCGCGTGGGCCAGCCTAAGAGGCTCAACTTTAGCGTCGAGGTGGGCCGGATGTCCTCTAACAAGCTCAAAATCAGTGCGTTAAAGAAGAAAAACCAGCTTGTCCAGAAAGccattttgcaaaagaagaaatCTCAGCAGAAGGCAGAGTTGAGGAACAGCACAGCGGAGCCTAGCACTCACATCTGCCCTTATTGCAACCGGGAATTCACCTACATTGGGAGTCTGAACAAGCATGCTTCCTACAGCTGTCCCAAAAAGCCTATTTCCCCTTCCTCTAAGAAGAACTCTAAAAAGAAAAGTGGGGCATCCTCTTCCGTCAGCGATAAAGCTAGCAATCGGCGGCGGACAGCAGACGCCGAGATAAAAATGCAAAGCACGCAAACTCACCTAGGCAAGACACGAGCCCGGAGCTCTGGGCCCTTGCCGCTGCAGCTGCCATCCGCATCCTTCAAACTGAAAGAAAACATCAAATTTGTGCCGCCCATTAGATCCAAAAAGCCGAGCAGCTTGTCAACAACAAGGAACGCCAGCCCTGTAAGGATGGCCAAGATGATTCCGGGAGAGGGCAAGAAAGTGAAAGGGGTGGCCAAGAGCAGCTCCCCCGGGCTCTCAAGCAAAGCGTCCCGCAAGTTACATGTCAGGATACAGAGGAGCAAAGTGGCCTTGGCCAGCAAGTCAGCTGTGGCAAACAAGAAAAAGGCTGACAGATTCAGCATGAAGTCGAGGGAGAGGGTTGGCGGCCCTGTCACCCGGAGTGTGCAGCAGGCAAGCAGCTCCGATGCCCCAGAGAGCAGCAAGAGGGAAGAAACTAGCACACGGCAAGAGCTGAAAGATTTCAG GAATCTCCTGTGA